The Arachis duranensis cultivar V14167 chromosome 2, aradu.V14167.gnm2.J7QH, whole genome shotgun sequence genome has a window encoding:
- the LOC107476301 gene encoding cytokinin riboside 5'-monophosphate phosphoribohydrolase LOG3 produces the protein MENNGEKRVSKFKRVCVFCGSSPGKKSTYQDAAIQLGNELVSRNIDLVYGGGSIGLMGLVSQAVHDGGRHVIGVIPKTLMPRELTGETVGEVKAVADMHQRKAEMAKHSDAFIALPGGYGTLEELLEVITWAQLGIHDKPVGLVNVDGYFNSLLSFIDKAVEEGFISPNARHIIVSAPTAKELVKKLEEYVPCHEGVASKLSWQMEQQLAYPQEYDMSR, from the exons ATGGAGAATAATGGTGAGAAGAGGGTGTCAAAGTTCAAGAGGGTTTGTGTGTTCTGTGGTAGTAGCCCTGGCAAGAAGAGTACCTACCAAGATGCTGCCATTCAACTTGGCAATGAATTG GTTTCAAGGAACATTGATCTGGTTTATGGAGGTGGAAGCATTGGTCTAATGGGTTTGGTTTCACAAGCTGTTCATGATGGTGGAAGGCATGTTATTGG AGTTATTCCCAAGACGCTCATGCCTCGAGAG CTAACTGGTGAAACAGTGGGAGAAGTAAAGGCAGTAGCAGATATGCATCAAAGGAAAGCAGAGATGGCTAAGCATTCAGATGCTTTCATTGCCTTACCAG GTGGTTATGGGACTCTAGAGGAGCTTCTTGAAGTCATAACATGGGCTCAACTTGGGATTCATGACAAACCA GTGGGGTTAGTAAATGTTGATGGATactttaattccttgttgtCATTCATTGACAAAGCTGTGGAAGAAGGGTTTATTAGTCCAAATGCTCGCCATATAATTGTATCAGCACCAACAGCAAAAGAGCTTGTCAAGAAATTGGAG GAGTATGTTCCCTGTCATGAAGGTGTTGCTTCCAAGTTAAGCTGGCAGATGGAACAACAACTTGCTTATCCTCAGGAGTATGACATGTCAAGGTAG
- the LOC107476302 gene encoding pentatricopeptide repeat-containing protein At4g38010 produces MNKATQSLKWVLLEFIDKCKDLRSFKKIHAQLLTSALVSNDLVVAKVANLFGKHVTNVHYTSNYLKQLDWSLSSFPCNLFISSYASSHSPRAAIIVYRWVFKNGFVPDVFTVPAVLKSCARFSGIFELRQLHAVVVRNGLWCDMYVQNSLVHVYNICGDNASACKVFDEMPIRDVVSWTGLISGSVKAGLFDDAIALFLRMDVEPNLATIVSIFGAIGKLGRLNLGKGVHGLVVKCPYGKELVVDNALMDMYMKCESVADARQVFDEMPEKDIISWTSMIGGLVRCQFPNESLNLFYEMQASGFEPDGVILTSVLSASASLGLLEYGRWVHEYIDCSCIKQDVHIGTALVDMYAKCGCIEMAQRVFNDMPSKNIRTWNAFIGGLAINGHGQEALKQFEELIESGTRPNEVTFLAIFTACCHSGLVDEGRRLFNQMTSPSYNISPWLEHYGCMVDLFCRAGLVGEAMELIKTMPMPPDVQILGALLSACSTYENVGFSQEMLKSLQNFEYQDSGIYVLLSNLYAASKKWTEVRSLRRQMKKKGINKVPGSSIIRVDGKSHEFLVGDNDHPQSEDIRVVLNTLANQIDTLS; encoded by the coding sequence ATGAATAAGGCTACGCAATCTCTGAAATGGGTTCTGTTGGAATTCATTGATAAATGTAAGGACTTGAGATCCTTCAAGAAAATTCATGCACAATTATTGACCTCTGCCCTTGTTTCCAATGACTTGGTTGTCGCCAAAGTTGCAAATCTTTTTGGTAAACATGTCACCAATGTTCATTACACCAGCAATTACTTGAAGCAATTGGATTGGAGCTTGAGCTCCTTCCCTTGCAACCTGTTCATTTCCAGCTATGCTTCTTCCCACTCACCCAGGGCTGCAATTATTGTCTATAGATGGGTTTTCAAAAATGGGTTTGTTCCTGATGTGTTCACTGTCCCAGCTGTTTTGAAATCATGTGCTCGATTCTCTGGGATTTTTGAGCTTAGGCAGTTGCATGCAGTGGTAGTTAGGAACGGTTTGTGGTGTGACATGTATGTGCAGAACAGTCTTGTGCATGTGTACAACATTTGTGGGGACAATGCTAGTGCTTGCAAGGTGTTTGATGAGATGCCTATTAGAGATGTGGTGTCTTGGACTGGTTTGATATCTGGGTCTGTGAAGGCTGGGTTGTTTGATGATGCCATTGCATTGTTTTTGAGAATGGATGTGGAGCCTAATTTGGCAACTATTGTTAGCATATTTGGGGCTATTGGGAAACTGGGTCGTTTAAATTTAGGGAAAGGGGTTCATGGGTTGGTAGTTAAATGTCCATATGGGAAGGAATTGGTGGTAGACAATGCATTGATGGATATGTATATGAAGTGTGAGTCTGTTGCTGATGCAAGGCAAGTGTTTGATGAGATGCCTGAGAAGGACATTATTTCTTGGACTAGTATGATAGGTGGATTGGTGCGATGTCAATTTCCAAATGAGTCACTTAACCTGTTCTATGAAATGCAGGCATCAGGTTTTGAGCCTGATGGGGTTATACTGACCAGTGTTCTTTCTGCTTCCGCAAGTCTTGGGCTGCTTGAATATGGCAGATGGGTCCATGAATACATTGATTGCAGCTGCATCAAACAGGATGTTCATATAGGAACAGCATTGGTTGACATGTATGCAAAATGTGGTTGCATAGAGATGGCGCAGCGTGTCTTCAATGATATGCCTTCTAAGAATATCAGAACTTGGAATGCCTTTATAGGTGGCCTAGCAATAAATGGACATGGACAAGAAGCATTGAAACAATTTGAAGAGTTGATTGAATCTGGGACCAGGCCTAATGAGGTGACGTTTTTGGCCATTTTCACAGCATGCTGCCATTCCGGCCTGGTCGATGAAGGTCGTCGGCTTTTCAATCAGATGACGAGTCCAAGTTACAATATTTCACCGTGGTTAGAACACTATGGATGCATGGTTGATTTGTTCTGCAGGGCTGGGTTGGTGGGGGAAGCTATGGAGTTGATAAAGACAATGCCAATGCCGCCCGATGTGCAGATCCTAGGAGCTCTCTTAAGTGCCTGCAGTACATATGAAAATGTTGGATTCTCCCAAGAAATGttaaaatcacttcaaaattttgaatacCAAGATAGCGGTATATACGTTCTTCTATCGAATCTATATGCAGCGAGCAAGAAATGGACCGAGGTGAGAAGCTTGAGGAGACAgatgaaaaagaaaggaataaacAAGGTTCCAGGTTCTAGCATTATAAGAGTGGATGGTAAAAGCCATGAATTTTTAGTTGGAGATAATGACCATCCTCAAAGTGAGGATATACGTGTAGTGTTAAACACACTTGCGAATCAAATCGATACCCTTTCTTGA
- the LOC107476353 gene encoding BTB/POZ domain-containing protein At5g03250-like produces the protein MNENYGESNLIGHTESFLNQVLSNWLDTIKALQSCEEVMSYAQQLNIVSRCIDFLTLKACPDPKPTMAEADSLNEKDKSQTKGDDWWYEDLSLLSLPLYKRLILSLEAKGMKPENIAGSLIRYITRYVPLMNRQSSFKEKNNNNDVNQGTNSEADQRDMVEEIVGMLPSKKGVTPSKYLLRMLRTAMLLHASQSCIDTLEKRIGSQLEQAILVDLLIPNMGQPAETLYDTDCIQRIIDHFLSIYLPATASTTPCISMHEEGPLASAADSLTPMTIVANLVDAYLAEVALDVNFKLPKFQALATAIPEYARPIDDGLYHAIDVYLKAHPWLVDSEREQFCRLMNCQKLSLEASTHAAQNERLPLRVIVQVLFFEQLRLRTSISSWLFDDTNNFENAQQQNSLNGNNLGHLRSANNGQVDPSQQQGGGNLRERVSELEKECTCIRKELHKLAKSKRGWNIFQRIFFRKRSC, from the exons GGAATCCAACCTCATTGGACATACAGAGTCTTTTCTCAATCAAGTTCTCAGCAATTGGCTAGACACAATAAAAGCTCTGCAATCATGTGAAGAAGTTATGTCTTATGCACAACAACTCAACATAGTTTCCAGATGCATTGATTTCTTGACCCTCAAGGCATGTCCCGACCCTAAGCCCACAATGGCTGAAGCTGATTCCTtgaatgaaaaagataaatcacAAACCAAAGGTGATGATTGGTGGTATGAGGATCTATCATTGTTGAGTTTACCACTATACAAGAGACTAATTTTGTCCCTCGAAGCAAAAGGTATGAAACCTGAGAATATTGCAGGGTCCTTGATACGTTATATTACAAGATATGTACCCTTGATGAATAGGCAATCAAGCTTCAAGgaaaagaacaacaacaatgatGTGAATCAAGGGACAAATTCTGAAGCAGATCAAAGAGATATGGTTGAAGAAATTGTGGGAATGCTTCCAAGTAAGAAAGGTGTAACACCTTCCAAGTATTTGCTTAGAATGCTAAGAACAGCTATGCTTCTGCATGCAAGTCAGTCATGCATAGACACTTTGGAGAAAAGGATTGGCTCTCAACTTGAACAAGCCATTCTTGTTGATCTTCTGATTCCAAACATGGGGCAACCGGCTGAGACACTTTACGATACAGATTGCATTCAGAGGATTATAGATCATTTTCTGTCCATATACTTGCCTGCAACTGCATCAACTACTCCGTGCATAAGCATGCATGAAGAAGGGCCATTGGCGAGTGCAGCTGATTCACTAACACCTATGACAATAGTAGCCAACTTGGTAGATGCATATCTTGCTGAGGTAGCTCTTGATGTAAATTTCAAATTGCCAAAGTTTCAGGCCCTTGCAACTGCAATTCCAGAATATGCTAGGCCTATAGATGATGGTTTATATCATGCTATAGATGTGTATCTCAAG GCACATCCTTGGCTAGTTGATTCGGAGAGGGAGCAATTCTGTAGACTCATGAACTGCCAAAAGCTGTCATTGGAAGCAAGCACACATGCAGCACAAAATGAGAGATTGCCACTCAGAGTAATTGTGCAGGTCCTCTTCTTTGAACAGCTTAGACTCAGAACATCAATATCTAGCTGGTTATTTGATGACACAAATAACTTTGAGAACGCACAACAACAAAACAGCCTTAATGGAAATAATCTTGGCCATCTAAGGAGTGCGAATAATGGTCAAGTAGACCCTTCACAGCAACAAGGTGGTGGAAACTTGAGGGAACGTGTCTCAGAGCTTGAAAAGGAATGCACCTGTATTAGGAAAGAGCTCCATAAGCTAGCTAAGAGTAAGAGAGGTTGGAACATTTTCCAAAGAATCTTCTTTAGAAAAAGGTCTTGCTAG